GATCCAGTTGCGGATTCTCTTCTGTATGTCCGGCCTGATCGTGCACGGTGGCATCGAACGGCTGGAACCGGTCCCGTCGAACCTGTTCCTTCCGCACATGCATCAGGGCCGTGTTAACCGCCACGCGGTAAATCCAGGTGGACAGTGAGGAGTCACCCCGGAACTGATCGTAACTGCGCCAGACATTGATCAGCATTTCCTGATACAGATCACCCACATCTTCCACCCGGTAATAATAGC
The Bacteroidota bacterium DNA segment above includes these coding regions:
- a CDS encoding sigma-70 family RNA polymerase sigma factor, encoding MKPAVDQVLKEFGQRLYRLCHSYYYRVEDVGDLYQEMLINVWRSYDQFRGDSSLSTWIYRVAVNTALMHVRKEQVRRDRFQPFDATVHDQAGHTEENPQLDQLRLAISRLEPADRVIITLVLEGQSYEDIAGITGLTTNHVGVKINRIKQKLLRSTGHES